From a region of the Arachis ipaensis cultivar K30076 chromosome B09, Araip1.1, whole genome shotgun sequence genome:
- the LOC107617177 gene encoding disease resistance protein RLM3-like: MCSSAKEYDVFLSFRGADTRNNFTIHLFNALKNKSIKTYMDCLIDGGEDVWPSLERAIEDSHVSIVVFSKDYASSKWCLRELVKIPQCRKDVGQVVIPVFYGTDPSQIRGQTGSFEQSFAKHVRGLGDNDIKVKRWRDALTEAAQISGWDSRNLMISNSHLISCVYSTGTLPRIFI, translated from the exons ATGTGTTCATCGGCAAAAGAGTACGatgtttttcttagttttagAGGTGCGGACACACGTAACAACTTCACCATCCATCTCTTCAACGCTCTGAAAAACAAATCAATCAAGACGTACATGGACTGTCTTATTGATGGAGGAGAAGATGTTTGGCCATCACTTGAGAGAGCAATCGAGGACTCACACGTGTCAATCGTGGTTTTCTCTAAAGACTATGCTTCTTCGAAGTGGTGCTTGCGAGAACTGGTGAAGATTCCGCAGTGCAGAAAAGATGTTGGTCAGGTTGTTATACCTGTTTTTTATGGAACAGATCCGTCACAGATAAGGGGTCAGACTGGGAGCTTCGAGCAATCATTTGCGAAACATGTAAGAGGTCTGGGAGACAATGACATCAAAGTCAAAAGATGGAGAGATGCTCTCACTGAAGCTGCCCAAATTTCTGGATGGGACTCCCGAAATCT GATGATATCGAATTCCCACCTCATATCGTGTGTCTATTCAACTGGTACACTACCACGGATATTTATTTAA